A window from Mycobacterium saskatchewanense encodes these proteins:
- a CDS encoding response regulator, with protein sequence MIGVTAAPITGPVRVVLVDDHEMVIEGLKAMLASFKNRVRVVGEAVGAENALTVIGALQPDIVLCDVRMQGASGLDLCRTIRERNRTSKVILLSVYEDEQYLFQALRVGASGYLLKGISSDELVRQLEYVHGGSTAIDAGLAARAVDTAARLQRDEFWPGARQGLSQRESEILSFVVAGLSNRGIASKLIIGDETVKSHLRSIYRKLGVSDRTAAVAVALREGIYR encoded by the coding sequence ATGATTGGGGTCACCGCAGCGCCGATTACCGGACCCGTTCGAGTGGTATTGGTCGACGACCACGAAATGGTCATCGAGGGTCTCAAAGCCATGCTTGCGTCGTTCAAGAACCGGGTGCGGGTTGTCGGTGAGGCGGTGGGCGCCGAAAACGCCCTCACGGTGATCGGGGCCCTCCAGCCGGACATCGTCCTGTGCGACGTGCGGATGCAGGGCGCGAGCGGACTGGACCTCTGCCGCACCATCCGCGAACGCAATCGGACCAGCAAGGTGATCCTGCTTTCGGTGTACGAGGACGAGCAGTACTTGTTCCAGGCCCTGCGGGTCGGCGCCTCCGGCTATCTGCTGAAAGGCATCAGCAGCGACGAGCTGGTGCGGCAGCTCGAGTACGTCCACGGGGGGTCGACGGCCATCGATGCCGGCCTGGCGGCGCGGGCCGTCGACACCGCCGCGCGGCTGCAGCGCGACGAGTTCTGGCCGGGCGCCAGGCAGGGGCTGAGCCAACGCGAGAGCGAAATCCTCTCGTTCGTGGTCGCCGGACTGTCCAACCGGGGCATCGCGAGCAAACTCATCATCGGCGACGAAACGGTCAAGAGTCACTTGCGTTCCATTTACCGCAAACTGGGCGTGAGCGACCGCACCGCCGCGGTGGCCGTGGCGCTGCGCGAGGGAATCTATCGGTGA
- the rpe gene encoding ribulose-phosphate 3-epimerase has translation MTPLLVASVLPADFAELGRDVAEIERAGVDRIQWDVMDGKFVPNLTFGPDVIAACRDRVAIGFEAHLMVEDPDAMLPRWVDAGCEVVIVHAEACRHLHRTLSSIRDLGARAGVALNPATPLAAVLDVLDLTDLLLIMTVNPGFGGQRYLAGMEPKIAAARAEIDRRAMPVELEVDGGIGPETITGAAAAGADVFCAGSALFAGPSMTDRANALRAAARETNERLVPQ, from the coding sequence GTGACCCCACTATTGGTCGCGTCGGTGCTGCCGGCCGACTTCGCCGAACTAGGTCGCGACGTCGCGGAGATCGAGCGGGCCGGCGTCGACCGCATCCAGTGGGATGTCATGGACGGCAAGTTCGTCCCCAACCTCACCTTCGGTCCCGACGTGATCGCGGCCTGCCGCGACCGGGTCGCGATCGGCTTCGAGGCCCACCTGATGGTCGAAGATCCCGACGCCATGTTGCCGCGGTGGGTCGATGCGGGTTGTGAGGTGGTGATCGTGCACGCCGAGGCGTGTCGACACCTACACCGCACCCTGTCGAGCATCCGGGACCTCGGCGCCCGCGCCGGTGTGGCGCTCAACCCGGCTACCCCGCTGGCCGCGGTCCTCGACGTCCTGGACCTCACCGACCTGCTGCTCATCATGACGGTCAACCCGGGATTCGGCGGCCAGCGCTACCTGGCCGGCATGGAACCGAAGATAGCGGCGGCCCGAGCCGAAATCGACCGTCGCGCAATGCCTGTCGAGCTCGAGGTGGACGGCGGCATCGGGCCCGAGACCATCACCGGTGCCGCGGCGGCCGGGGCCGACGTGTTCTGCGCCGGTTCGGCTCTGTTCGCCGGGCCGAGCATGACCGACCGCGCGAACGCACTGCGCGCGGCCGCCCGCGAGACCAACGAAAGGCTGGTGCCACAGTGA
- the tkt gene encoding transketolase: protein MSVAPRTTTGPNADLSSSAGPPARTDELDRLAINTLRFLAADGVEAANSGHPGLPLGTSAIAWTLWSRHLRHDPADPRWPDRDRFVLSAGHGSMLLYGLLHLFGYDLPLGQLRRFRQLGSLTPGHPEYGHTPGVETTTGPLGQGIANAVGMALAEELLAARCNTDEHTVVDHRTWVLAGDGDLMEGISHEAASLAGRLRLGKLIVVFDDNDITIDGPASQSCADDVEGRFAAYGWRVLSVDDGNDVPALDGAFTEAVSGDGRPTFIRVKTTIGFGAPGVEGTPRAHGSPLGAEVLAAMRARLDWPDEQFHVPLAVRATAAVVAARGAVAHTRWARTHAAWQVDHPQLSADFPLDTIPECDDPSVLTPLADGLAPGGKSATRKASGSALTALAAVYPGLVGGSADLAASTNTTIPGGDVGPGDFGGRNIHFGIREHAMAAVMNGIAVHGGLRPFGSTFLVFADYLRPALRLSALMRLPVVYVFTHDSVHVGEDGPTHQPIEQLESLRLIPGLTVLRPADAAETALAWQLAALNTDGPTALVLSRQDLPTLGGAGLDDTRHYGMRVVRPVTGAAQVVLAASGSEVALALEAADLLEQHGISSIVISVMWRERIAAALDADDTELPDLPVVWIEAGVTTGWRAIARPWDAVIGVERFGESGPGREVAAHLGLTAAAVAAAALRSIAPASKVIDGAARS from the coding sequence GTGAGCGTCGCACCCAGAACGACGACCGGCCCCAACGCGGACCTGTCGTCCTCGGCAGGCCCGCCCGCCCGCACCGACGAACTGGACCGGCTCGCCATCAATACATTGCGGTTCCTTGCCGCCGACGGCGTCGAGGCCGCCAACAGCGGACATCCCGGCCTGCCACTGGGCACCAGCGCGATCGCGTGGACGTTGTGGTCGCGCCACCTGCGCCACGACCCGGCGGACCCGCGCTGGCCGGACCGCGACCGCTTCGTGTTGTCCGCCGGCCACGGGTCGATGCTGCTGTATGGGCTGCTTCACCTCTTCGGCTACGACCTACCGCTCGGCCAACTGCGCAGATTCCGCCAACTCGGTTCCCTGACCCCCGGGCACCCCGAGTACGGTCACACGCCGGGCGTCGAAACCACCACCGGCCCTCTGGGGCAAGGGATTGCGAACGCCGTCGGGATGGCCCTGGCCGAGGAGCTGCTCGCCGCCAGGTGCAACACCGACGAACACACCGTGGTCGACCACCGCACCTGGGTGCTCGCCGGCGACGGCGACCTGATGGAGGGCATCAGCCACGAGGCCGCATCGCTCGCCGGGCGGCTGCGGCTGGGCAAGCTGATCGTCGTCTTCGACGACAACGACATCACCATCGACGGGCCCGCCTCACAAAGCTGCGCCGACGACGTCGAGGGCCGGTTCGCTGCCTACGGCTGGCGGGTGCTCAGTGTCGACGACGGCAACGATGTGCCTGCCCTGGACGGGGCGTTCACCGAGGCCGTCAGCGGGGACGGCAGGCCCACCTTCATCAGGGTGAAGACCACCATCGGCTTTGGCGCGCCCGGTGTCGAAGGAACCCCGCGCGCACACGGCAGCCCGCTGGGTGCCGAGGTGCTCGCTGCCATGCGCGCACGCCTGGACTGGCCCGACGAGCAGTTCCACGTGCCACTCGCCGTCCGGGCGACGGCGGCAGTGGTGGCGGCGAGGGGCGCCGTGGCGCACACCCGATGGGCCCGGACGCACGCCGCGTGGCAGGTCGACCATCCGCAGCTGTCGGCTGACTTTCCGCTCGACACCATTCCCGAGTGCGACGACCCGTCGGTGCTGACGCCCCTGGCCGACGGCCTGGCTCCGGGCGGAAAGTCGGCTACCCGCAAGGCATCTGGGTCGGCTCTGACAGCGCTCGCCGCCGTCTATCCGGGGTTGGTGGGCGGGTCGGCCGACCTGGCGGCCTCGACCAACACCACGATTCCGGGCGGCGACGTCGGGCCGGGTGACTTCGGCGGACGGAATATTCACTTCGGAATCCGCGAGCACGCGATGGCGGCCGTCATGAACGGCATCGCCGTGCACGGAGGGTTAAGGCCGTTCGGTAGCACCTTCTTGGTGTTCGCCGATTACCTGCGGCCGGCCCTGCGTCTTTCGGCGCTGATGAGATTGCCCGTGGTGTATGTGTTCACGCACGACTCGGTGCACGTCGGCGAGGATGGCCCCACGCATCAGCCGATCGAACAGCTGGAGTCGTTGCGCCTGATTCCGGGCCTCACCGTGTTGCGCCCGGCCGACGCCGCGGAGACCGCGCTGGCCTGGCAACTGGCCGCCCTCAACACCGACGGGCCGACGGCCTTGGTGCTGAGCCGACAGGACCTGCCGACACTCGGCGGTGCCGGATTGGACGACACCCGCCACTACGGCATGCGGGTCGTGCGGCCGGTCACGGGCGCCGCTCAGGTGGTGCTGGCGGCCAGCGGCTCGGAGGTCGCGCTCGCCCTCGAAGCGGCCGATTTGCTTGAGCAGCATGGGATATCGTCGATCGTGATCTCCGTGATGTGGCGCGAACGCATCGCGGCCGCGCTCGACGCCGACGACACCGAGCTGCCCGACCTGCCGGTCGTGTGGATCGAGGCGGGGGTGACCACCGGCTGGCGGGCAATCGCCAGGCCCTGGGACGCGGTGATCGGCGTCGAGCGTTTCGGTGAGAGCGGGCCGGGCCGCGAGGTGGCCGCGCACCTGGGTCTGACGGCGGCGGCGGTCGCCGCGGCGGCGTTGCGCAGTATCGCGCCGGCATCGAAGGTGATCGACGGCGCCGCGCGCAGTTGA
- the hypE gene encoding hydrogenase expression/formation protein HypE — MPERPSGIDPADWVCPLPLRDTKRVVLGHGGGGVLSEELIENLFLPALGAPAGPARDSALLDITGGRVALTTDSYVVQPLFFPGGNIGDLAVNGTINDLACSGAQPLALTAGFILEEGLELDVLGAIAETMGKAAANAGVAVVTGDTKVVAKGGADQLFINTAGVGVVPAGVHIGPERARPGDHIVVSGNLGEHGVAVMSLREGIDFGTVVTSDSAPLHRLVGAMLAAGGPAVHALRDPTRGGLVASVAEIARAASVGVELEEARIPIPETVSSACSFLGLDPLQVANEGKIVAFVDPGRSEAVLDAMRSRPEGTNAAIIGRVVAEHPGMVVGKTPFGTAHVIERQLGEQLPRIC; from the coding sequence GTGCCTGAGCGACCCAGCGGCATCGACCCGGCCGACTGGGTGTGCCCGCTGCCGCTGCGCGACACGAAACGGGTCGTGCTGGGCCATGGCGGCGGCGGCGTCCTGTCAGAAGAGCTCATCGAGAACCTCTTCCTCCCCGCGCTCGGCGCGCCTGCCGGGCCCGCCCGCGATTCGGCACTGCTCGACATCACCGGCGGGCGTGTCGCACTGACCACCGATTCCTACGTGGTGCAGCCGTTGTTCTTTCCCGGCGGCAACATCGGCGACCTGGCGGTCAACGGCACCATCAACGACCTGGCATGCAGTGGCGCCCAACCGCTCGCGCTGACGGCCGGGTTCATCCTCGAAGAGGGGCTCGAATTAGACGTGCTCGGCGCGATCGCCGAGACCATGGGTAAGGCGGCCGCGAACGCCGGCGTCGCCGTCGTCACCGGCGACACCAAAGTCGTGGCGAAAGGCGGTGCGGACCAGCTCTTCATCAACACCGCCGGGGTCGGCGTGGTACCCGCCGGTGTGCACATCGGCCCGGAGCGCGCACGGCCGGGCGACCACATCGTCGTGTCGGGCAATCTCGGCGAACACGGCGTGGCGGTCATGAGTCTGCGCGAGGGCATCGACTTCGGCACCGTGGTCACCAGTGACAGCGCACCGCTGCACCGGCTGGTCGGCGCCATGCTCGCCGCCGGCGGCCCCGCGGTGCATGCGCTGCGGGACCCCACCCGGGGCGGGCTCGTCGCATCCGTTGCCGAGATCGCGCGCGCCGCCTCGGTCGGCGTCGAGCTCGAGGAGGCGAGAATTCCTATCCCCGAGACGGTTTCCTCGGCATGCTCGTTTCTGGGGTTGGATCCGCTCCAGGTGGCCAACGAGGGCAAGATTGTGGCATTCGTCGACCCCGGGCGCAGCGAGGCGGTGCTCGACGCGATGCGGTCACGGCCCGAGGGAACGAATGCCGCGATCATCGGTCGAGTGGTGGCCGAGCATCCCGGCATGGTCGTCGGAAAGACACCGTTCGGAACCGCGCACGTCATCGAACGTCAACTCGGCGAACAACTTCCGCGCATCTGCTGA
- the hypD gene encoding hydrogenase formation protein HypD has protein sequence MKYLDEFRDPTAAHTLVDHIKKRATRTWTVMEVCGGQTHSIIRNGIDQLLDGAVEFIHGPGCPVCVTPLQMIDRALDIAARDNVIFCSFGDMLRVPGSQHDLFSVRARGGDVRIVYSPLDATRVAADNPDKEVVFFGVGFETTAPANAMAVIHAERLGLTNFSMLVSHVLVPPAMTAILSSPSNRVQGFLAAGHVCTVMGTGEYGPLVDEFQIPIVVTGFEPLDLLEGVRQVVELLEAGTPELRNAYPRAVTAAGNAVAQQTLAEVFVVTDRQWRGIGMIPKSGWSLSPRYAQFDAESRFGVGHLQVSESAECRSGEVLQGLLKPNECPAFGKSCTPRNPLGATMVSSEGACAAYYQFRRLEATARA, from the coding sequence GTGAAGTACCTCGACGAATTCCGTGACCCGACGGCCGCGCACACCTTGGTCGATCACATCAAGAAGCGCGCAACCCGGACGTGGACCGTGATGGAAGTCTGTGGCGGGCAGACCCATTCGATCATCCGCAACGGCATCGACCAACTGCTGGACGGCGCGGTGGAATTCATCCACGGCCCCGGATGCCCGGTCTGTGTGACCCCATTGCAGATGATCGACCGTGCGCTGGACATCGCGGCTCGCGACAACGTGATCTTCTGTTCCTTCGGCGACATGCTCCGGGTGCCCGGAAGCCAGCATGACCTCTTCAGCGTCCGCGCCCGCGGAGGAGACGTGCGGATCGTCTATTCGCCCTTGGATGCCACCCGGGTGGCCGCCGACAACCCCGACAAGGAGGTTGTGTTCTTCGGCGTTGGCTTCGAAACGACCGCACCGGCCAACGCGATGGCCGTTATCCACGCCGAGCGGCTCGGGCTCACCAACTTCTCGATGCTGGTCTCCCATGTTCTGGTGCCGCCCGCCATGACGGCGATTCTGAGTTCGCCGAGCAACCGGGTCCAGGGCTTCCTGGCCGCCGGGCACGTGTGCACGGTGATGGGCACCGGTGAATACGGCCCGCTGGTCGACGAATTCCAGATACCCATCGTGGTCACCGGCTTCGAACCCCTCGACTTGCTCGAGGGCGTCCGGCAGGTCGTCGAACTCCTCGAAGCCGGGACGCCGGAACTGCGCAACGCTTATCCCCGCGCGGTGACCGCCGCCGGCAATGCCGTCGCGCAGCAGACGCTCGCCGAGGTGTTCGTGGTCACCGATCGACAGTGGCGCGGCATCGGCATGATCCCGAAATCCGGATGGTCGCTCTCGCCCCGTTATGCACAGTTCGACGCCGAATCCAGGTTCGGGGTCGGCCACCTGCAGGTCTCCGAATCCGCGGAATGCCGCAGCGGCGAGGTCCTGCAGGGCCTGCTGAAACCCAACGAATGTCCGGCGTTCGGGAAGTCGTGCACGCCCCGCAACCCGCTGGGCGCGACCATGGTGTCCAGCGAGGGCGCCTGCGCGGCCTACTACCAGTTCCGTCGGCTTGAAGCGACCGCTCGTGCCTGA
- a CDS encoding HypC/HybG/HupF family hydrogenase formation chaperone has translation MCLGIPGRIVDTWDEAGTRMCTADFGGTTKTVCLAYLPDMQVGEYTIVHAGFAITRLDEASANETLRMFHELGVLDEELAGDEGQGSREPA, from the coding sequence ATGTGTCTCGGAATTCCCGGCAGGATAGTCGACACGTGGGATGAGGCGGGCACACGAATGTGCACCGCCGATTTCGGCGGTACCACCAAGACCGTATGCCTCGCCTACCTTCCGGACATGCAAGTCGGGGAGTACACGATCGTCCACGCGGGATTCGCCATCACTCGGCTCGACGAAGCATCGGCGAACGAAACCCTGCGGATGTTCCACGAGCTGGGCGTGCTGGACGAGGAACTGGCCGGTGACGAGGGCCAGGGCAGCAGGGAGCCGGCGTGA
- the hypF gene encoding carbamoyltransferase HypF encodes MGSRHDAVTTVRLRLDIAGVVQGVGFRPAVARIAARHGLAGCVYNDSGSVHCELEGAPDAVEAAISAISADRPPMARIDSIAAIPLPPSGEPGFRIVDSRAGDARRTLVPPDIAVCADCLRELRDPADRRHGHPFITCTNCGPRYTVITDLPYDRPSTTMAHFPMCASCAAEYADPTDRRFHAQTIACPDCGPRLTWHGPGDGADPIAAAARALDDGLIVAVKGIGGFHLACRADNPTAVAALRDRKCRPAKPFALMVADLAAARSIGRIDAAAADLLRSPAAPIVLVPARDDAALPGVAPGLSEFGVMLAYSPAHHLLFDRLGATPLVMTSANSGGSPIVFRDADLTWVDGLADAVLTHDRPIHVPCEDSVVTVDRDGAVVPIRRSRGYAPLPVSVDTGDGEVILATGGDLKTTFCLMGTDGHAHLSAHLGDMADPRTQTSFESALHHLAFMTDRHAAAVACDLHPSYATSGWARRRGQPVMRVQHHHAHAVSLLAEHGRLGTPMLAVAFDGTGYGTDGTIWGGELLLVTDPAAFTRAGHLKPFALPGGEGAVRHPGRIALDLLHRAGLEWEGDIPAVRHLGEQARQVLAQQIPRGIGCVTTSSMGRLFDAVASLLDVCHTVTYEGQAAVELEHLARRGRAVPLDFEVAQGVLDPAPLITELVRGLRAGTAQENLAAGFHDAVVRATARAVRQAAVGIGTIGLTGGVFVNRLLLDGLRKELTGNGFEVLTHGVLPCNDGGLALGQAVIAARMRQKLHERGDAGCVSEFPAG; translated from the coding sequence GTGGGCAGTCGGCATGACGCGGTGACGACCGTGCGGCTGCGCCTCGACATCGCGGGCGTGGTCCAAGGCGTCGGATTTCGTCCGGCAGTCGCCCGTATCGCCGCACGTCACGGCCTGGCCGGCTGCGTCTACAACGACTCCGGGTCGGTGCATTGCGAACTCGAGGGTGCGCCGGACGCGGTCGAAGCCGCGATATCCGCGATCAGCGCCGACCGGCCGCCGATGGCCCGCATCGACTCCATCGCGGCCATTCCGCTACCGCCCAGCGGGGAGCCCGGGTTCCGGATCGTCGACAGCCGGGCGGGCGACGCCCGTCGCACCCTGGTGCCGCCGGACATCGCCGTCTGCGCCGACTGTCTGCGCGAACTCCGTGATCCCGCCGATCGCCGGCACGGCCATCCCTTCATCACCTGCACCAACTGCGGCCCGCGCTACACGGTGATCACCGACCTGCCCTACGACCGGCCATCGACCACCATGGCGCACTTCCCGATGTGCGCATCGTGCGCGGCCGAATACGCCGATCCCACCGATCGGCGGTTCCACGCGCAGACCATCGCCTGCCCCGACTGCGGGCCAAGGTTGACTTGGCACGGTCCCGGGGACGGGGCCGACCCGATCGCGGCCGCCGCTCGGGCCCTCGATGACGGTCTCATCGTCGCGGTGAAGGGCATCGGAGGGTTCCACCTGGCCTGCCGGGCCGACAACCCCACGGCGGTGGCAGCCCTTCGCGACCGAAAGTGTCGCCCCGCCAAGCCTTTCGCGTTGATGGTTGCCGATCTTGCCGCGGCGCGGAGCATTGGTCGCATCGATGCCGCTGCGGCAGACCTACTGCGGTCACCGGCTGCGCCGATCGTCCTGGTGCCCGCTCGTGACGACGCGGCGCTGCCTGGCGTGGCGCCCGGTCTGTCCGAGTTCGGGGTGATGCTGGCGTATTCGCCCGCGCACCATCTTCTGTTCGACAGACTCGGCGCGACGCCGCTGGTCATGACTTCCGCCAACAGCGGCGGATCCCCCATCGTCTTTCGCGATGCCGATCTGACCTGGGTCGACGGCCTGGCTGACGCGGTGCTCACCCACGACCGGCCCATCCATGTGCCCTGTGAAGATTCGGTGGTCACCGTCGACCGCGACGGTGCCGTGGTGCCGATTCGACGGTCTCGGGGCTACGCACCCCTGCCGGTATCGGTCGACACCGGCGACGGTGAGGTGATCCTGGCCACCGGCGGTGACCTCAAGACCACGTTTTGCCTGATGGGCACCGACGGCCACGCCCACCTGTCCGCGCACCTGGGTGATATGGCCGACCCGCGCACCCAGACCAGCTTCGAATCCGCCCTGCACCACCTGGCTTTCATGACCGACCGCCATGCCGCCGCCGTCGCGTGTGACCTGCATCCTTCGTACGCCACCAGCGGCTGGGCCCGCCGACGCGGCCAGCCCGTGATGCGGGTGCAGCACCATCACGCGCACGCGGTGTCGCTCCTGGCCGAACACGGACGGCTCGGCACCCCGATGCTTGCGGTCGCCTTCGATGGCACGGGCTACGGCACCGACGGCACCATCTGGGGCGGCGAGCTATTGCTGGTGACCGACCCCGCGGCGTTCACCAGGGCCGGGCATCTGAAACCGTTCGCTCTGCCCGGCGGCGAGGGTGCGGTGCGCCACCCCGGCCGGATCGCGCTCGACCTGCTGCACCGGGCCGGCCTCGAATGGGAGGGGGACATTCCGGCGGTCCGCCACCTCGGCGAGCAGGCGCGTCAGGTCCTCGCCCAACAGATACCGCGCGGCATCGGATGCGTCACCACCAGCAGCATGGGTCGCCTCTTCGACGCGGTCGCCAGCCTGCTCGACGTGTGCCACACCGTCACCTACGAGGGGCAGGCGGCCGTGGAACTCGAGCACCTCGCGCGCCGCGGTCGCGCCGTGCCGCTGGACTTCGAGGTGGCCCAGGGGGTGCTCGATCCGGCGCCGCTGATCACCGAACTGGTGCGGGGCCTGCGGGCGGGCACAGCGCAAGAGAATTTGGCGGCGGGCTTCCACGACGCCGTCGTGAGAGCCACGGCGCGGGCGGTCCGTCAGGCGGCGGTTGGCATCGGAACCATCGGGCTGACGGGGGGCGTCTTCGTCAACCGGCTGCTGCTCGACGGTCTTCGCAAAGAGTTGACCGGCAACGGTTTCGAAGTGCTGACCCATGGAGTGTTGCCGTGCAACGACGGCGGCCTGGCGCTCGGTCAGGCCGTCATCGCGGCGCGGATGCGCCAGAAGCTTCACGAGAGAGGAGACGCCGGATGTGTCTCGGAATTCCCGGCAGGATAG
- a CDS encoding hydrogenase maturation nickel metallochaperone HypA, which translates to MHELSLCHAIAGVVKPHAAGRHVDVIHVQVGALRQVVPESLEFCWGLVCQHLDDNMTDTKLELDLVPAEVMCRACARQARIESRWSVCCPGCDSADVHVVRGNEFLVTSVEVS; encoded by the coding sequence GTGCACGAGTTGTCGCTGTGCCATGCCATTGCTGGTGTGGTGAAGCCCCATGCGGCCGGCCGTCACGTCGACGTCATCCATGTCCAGGTGGGCGCTCTGCGCCAGGTGGTGCCCGAGTCCCTGGAATTTTGCTGGGGGCTGGTCTGTCAGCACCTGGACGACAACATGACCGACACCAAGCTGGAACTCGATCTGGTACCCGCCGAGGTGATGTGCCGCGCCTGCGCCCGGCAGGCGCGGATCGAGTCCCGGTGGTCGGTGTGCTGCCCGGGATGCGACAGCGCGGACGTCCACGTGGTGCGCGGCAACGAGTTCCTAGTCACCTCGGTCGAGGTGTCGTGA
- the hypB gene encoding hydrogenase nickel incorporation protein HypB: MGRFHRHDDGTVHEHDLDDEGHGHGHGDHSGYTTGPQRVEVLESIFAENDLRAGINRLAFESNGIRALNLMSSPGSGKTTILAATLDELAGELAIGVVEGDIATDLDAVKLHGRGAQVALLNTGNGFGGECHLDAPMVNRALQDLELPELDMVIIENVGNLVCPAEFDVGEHAKVMVYSVTEGEDKPLKYPVMFRSVDLVLLNKVDLVPYLDADVDRYIEQVRKINPAATVFPVSARTGDGMSDWFDWLRQFAGSGSGAAPLVRDTSG; the protein is encoded by the coding sequence ATGGGCAGATTCCACCGCCACGACGACGGCACGGTACACGAGCACGATCTCGACGACGAGGGCCACGGCCACGGGCACGGTGACCACAGCGGGTACACCACGGGTCCACAGCGCGTCGAGGTGCTGGAGTCGATTTTCGCCGAGAACGACCTGCGCGCGGGCATCAACCGGCTTGCGTTCGAAAGCAACGGCATCCGCGCCCTGAACCTGATGAGCTCGCCGGGATCCGGCAAAACGACGATCCTGGCCGCCACCCTGGACGAGCTTGCGGGCGAACTGGCGATCGGAGTCGTCGAAGGCGACATCGCCACCGATCTCGATGCGGTCAAGCTGCACGGCCGGGGCGCGCAGGTGGCACTGTTGAACACCGGCAACGGGTTCGGCGGCGAGTGCCACCTGGACGCCCCGATGGTCAATCGGGCGCTACAGGACCTCGAGCTGCCGGAACTGGACATGGTGATCATCGAGAACGTCGGGAACCTGGTATGCCCCGCCGAGTTCGACGTCGGGGAGCACGCCAAGGTAATGGTGTATTCGGTCACCGAGGGTGAAGACAAACCGCTGAAATACCCGGTGATGTTCCGCTCGGTCGACCTCGTGCTGCTCAACAAGGTCGACCTGGTCCCCTACCTCGATGCCGACGTCGACCGATACATCGAGCAGGTCCGCAAGATCAATCCGGCCGCGACGGTGTTCCCCGTCAGCGCCCGCACCGGCGACGGCATGTCCGACTGGTTCGACTGGTTGCGACAGTTCGCCGGTTCGGGCTCCGGCGCCGCGCCCCTCGTCCGCGACACCTCCGGGTAA
- a CDS encoding DUF427 domain-containing protein: MTADYPQAAAARGRIEPAPRRVRGYLGDALVFDTVAARYVWEVPYYPQYYVPLADVRREFLRDENHPQKVQFGPSRLHSLVGAAGTYESAARVFDADGGGPLAGTVRFDWEPLRWFEEDEPVYGHPRNPYSRVDALRSHRHIRVELDGVTLADTGSPVLLFETGLPTRYYIDPTDVAFEHLEPSPTQTLCPYKGVTSGYWSVRTGATVQPDLAWTYHYPLPAVGQIAGLVAFYNEKVDITVDGVALPRPQTHFG, translated from the coding sequence ATGACCGCCGACTACCCCCAGGCGGCCGCCGCCCGCGGCCGGATCGAGCCCGCGCCCCGGCGGGTACGCGGCTATCTCGGTGACGCGCTCGTCTTCGACACCGTCGCGGCCCGCTACGTGTGGGAGGTGCCCTACTACCCGCAGTACTACGTTCCGCTGGCCGACGTCCGGCGGGAGTTTCTGCGCGACGAGAACCACCCGCAGAAAGTCCAATTCGGTCCGTCGCGGCTGCACTCCCTGGTGGGCGCGGCCGGAACCTACGAATCCGCGGCGCGGGTGTTCGACGCCGACGGCGGCGGCCCGCTGGCCGGCACCGTGCGGTTCGACTGGGAGCCGTTGCGGTGGTTCGAGGAAGACGAGCCGGTCTACGGCCACCCGCGCAACCCGTATTCGCGGGTCGACGCCCTGCGTTCGCACCGGCACATCCGGGTAGAGCTCGACGGTGTCACCTTGGCCGACACCGGATCTCCCGTTTTGCTATTCGAAACGGGCTTGCCGACAAGGTATTACATCGACCCGACCGACGTCGCTTTCGAGCACCTGGAGCCCAGCCCGACGCAGACGCTGTGCCCGTACAAGGGGGTCACGTCGGGATACTGGTCGGTGCGGACGGGCGCGACCGTGCAGCCGGATCTGGCGTGGACCTATCACTATCCGCTGCCGGCGGTCGGCCAGATCGCCGGCCTGGTGGCGTTTTACAACGAAAAGGTCGACATCACCGTCGACGGTGTCGCACTGCCGCGACCGCAAACGCATTTCGGTTAG
- a CDS encoding DUF6295 family protein, translated as MCTHLSEHVDIEGSGKGATGWFGASRATVYVDHPVHAPYAHTVNIDVINPQLGPSARVALELTEESALALADAIRNAIGHAPAGLASRDQ; from the coding sequence ATGTGCACCCATCTGAGCGAGCACGTCGACATCGAGGGCAGCGGCAAAGGCGCGACGGGCTGGTTCGGGGCCAGCCGCGCGACGGTGTACGTCGACCATCCCGTCCACGCCCCCTACGCCCACACCGTGAACATCGACGTGATCAACCCGCAGCTCGGCCCGTCGGCGCGGGTGGCTCTCGAACTCACCGAGGAAAGCGCCCTCGCGCTGGCCGACGCCATCCGCAACGCCATCGGCCATGCGCCGGCCGGGCTGGCGTCCAGGGACCAGTAG